TGTTATATAATACGGATAAGCATAAAGCCACACTGAACGCCAATTGGCGCATCGGTAATGAAAATGCGTTCGGACTGATCGGCGCGGAAGATATCGGTAAAGGTACGCTGGCCAACTTGCAATACGGTAAGCACAACGGCCGTTGGTCGTTGCGGGCCGGTTTGATTCGCGGCGAGGTCGGAGCGGGGGCGGATTATGAGATCGGCAAAGGCCTGCTCACGGTCGATGCGTATAATTTAGAGGATTCCGAATATCGGTTGCGCGCGCGTTGGCCGGTAGCGGAAGACTGGTCGGCAGTCGCCCAGTCGATTTTCCCGGAAAGTGCGCCCAACGGCGGTTACTATTTCGGTGTCAACCATACCTTTTAAGAGTGTAGAGAGTAAGAGGAGATCAATATGAACTATGTAAAAATTGCCGCGGTACTCGCGGCTGTCGCTTTAGTCGGACAAGGATCGGTATTCGCGGCGGATAACCCGCTTTTGGCGACGAAGAAGATCGTCAATACGACGGACGCGCTGCAACGGGAAAGCATCCCGACGCTTGTCGATCCGAACGAAGAGCTGGCGCCGCAGACACTGGAACTGTCTTTATCGGAAGCGGTACAGATCGCCGTGGTCAATCATTATGCCGTGCATATCGCGGAAGCGAAATGGCAGGCGGCTAATGCGGCCGTCAGCGAAATAGCGGCGAAAAAGAATCCGAGTTTTGATTTCCAGTTCGGCGCGTCGAAATTTAAAGAAAAAAGCCAGACGGTCGCCGTGCCGCGTCCGCTCGGACCGGAACATGCCGCTAAAGTCGACGCGACCGCGCAGACGATGTTGAACGCGTTGCAGCAGGTGAATCCGGGGGCTAATCTGACGCTCGAAGATCTGAAAAAGACCGACTTGTATAAAGGTCTCACAACGCAAACGGTACCGATGACGTTTGCGCAGGATCGCGGTTTTCAAAACACGCTTTCGGTCACCTGGCCGATTTGGACGGGCGGTCGTGTCGAAAGCGCGGTAGCGGCGGCGCGTTACGGCCGTGACGCGGCGGAATGGGGCATCTATAAAGAAGAAGCGGATTTGAAATACAAAGTCACGCAAGGTTACTATCAGTTGATGGAGGCGCAGCATTTTGCCGACATCGCCAACACCGCCGTGGAAAATCTGACGGCGCACGTCAAAAACGTGACGCAGATTTATAACGCGGGCGTCGTGGCGCGGATCGACGTGCTTTCGTCCGAAGTCGCTTTAGCGCAGGCGCGGGAAAAACAAATTAAAGCGCAAAACGCCGTGCAACTCGCGCGCGCCAACATGAGCAATCTTTTGCGTCTGCCGACGGTCACGACAGTCGTACCGGACACTAATGAATTGCCGCACCGCGCGATTACGATCCAGCGGGCGCAGGCGATCGACTATGCGCTGGCGCATCGTTGGGAATTGCAGCAGGCGGCGTTGAATGTCAAAGCCAGTGAAGAAAAATTAAATGTCGCGAAAGCCGGCAACAAACCGACCGTTGCGCTGACGGCGAACATGAGTTGGCAGGACAAGGATTTTCCGGGCTTTGAAAATGAAGACTGGAAAGTCGCCGGCGGCGTGAGCTGGCCGCTCTATGACGGCGGCGCCACTACAGGAAAAGTAAAAGGCGCTAAGGCGGATCTCGCCGCGGCGGAAGAAACGTACTTGCAAGCGCGCGGTCAAATCGAATTGGATGTGACGCAGGCCTACTTGAATATCGACAGCGCGGAAGAACGGATTCAATCCACCGCGCAGGCGGTAGAGCAGGCGCGGGAGGCGTACAAGATCGCGCGCATCCGTTACCGTGCCGGCGTCGGCATCAACTTGGACGTTTTGGATGCGCAACTCGCGTTGGATCAGGCGCGTACGAATTACATCACCGCATTGTACGATTACAACACGGGTCTCGCTCGTTTGGAACAGGCGATGGGCGTACCGGCTGTCGTGCGTTACGATGAAAGCGGCAAGGTGATCGCGCCGATTGAACCGATCACGCTGAGCAATGATGAAGCGATCCTGGTGACGCACAAACGACAGGTGGAACAATAATTTTTGTCAAACAATACATGGACAATAGCGAGGGGGCATGTCCGTGCGACGTTGGCTTTTGACGGGAGCCACGGTACTCGCCATCGGTGCGGGCGCGTTCGAGTTCTATGTGAAACCGACCGTGCTCGAGCAGACGCCGGCACTTGTGGACGAGGCCTTGGCGACGAGCGTCAACGGCACAGTCCGTTACGATAAACTGGATATAGACTGGGCTTGGAACGCGCATGTGAAAAATGCGACGGTCACCGATGCCAAGGGAATGACGGTAGCGCGCATTCCGGATATCGAAGTCAGCTGGAATCTGTGGCGGGCGCTCGAATATGCCATGGGTAAGCGCGCTGCTTTAGGCGTCATTGACGGCATTACGATTGAACAGCCGGAAGTTTGGTTGCGGGAAGAACCGGACCGTTCTTGGAATATTGCCCATTTGATCCGTCCGCAGGAAACGCAGACGGAGTTCTCTTTGCGCGCCAAAATCATGATTAATCGCGGTTTGGCGCATTTGGAATTTTTACAGGATCCCACCATCGATCTGACCGATGTCACGTGCGGGATGGATTTAAATGATTATCCGATCGTTACCGGCAGAGCGAAATTTTTATATAATAACGAACCTGTCACGCTGACCGGAAACTATACTTCGGCGGACGATTTTAACGCACACGTGACGGCGAAACGCTTGCCGATCACGCTCGCGAATTACGTGCTGCGCGATGCGGCGCCGGACATCGCGTTGCAGGCGGGTGAAATTCACAACACCGATTTGAACGTCAGCGCTGACGCCACCGGTTTGCGTTATGACGGCACTACGGAATTGCGCGACGGCGCGCTGCAATACGACCGGTATAATGTCACCGACGCCAAGGCCGCCGTGCGTCTGGCGACCCGCCGCCTGTCCGTTGCCGATATGCAGGCGCAAGTGAACGGGCAACCGCTGACGGCCAACGGTACGATATTACTTAATGATGATCCGGCGTTGGATCTGCATTTGGCGACGACGGGCGCGGAAGTGGCGGCGCTTGCCGATGTGCCTCTTTACGGGCCGGTCGCGGCCAATGTGCATGTGGGCGGCACGGTGGCGGCGCCGACGGCGGAAGGCGTCGCGATGCTGCAACAGGGGCGCTACGGCGCGACGCCGTTGGAAAATGTTTTTACCAAGTTTGTCTATCGCGGGGATGTTGTAAACCTGCCGGAAGTGGTGGCGGGAATCGGCGACGGACGAGTCCGCGGCAGCGGTTATTATAATGTTGTAACGAATACCGGCGCCGGTGAATATGCGGCGGACAATATTGATTTGGCGCAGCTTCCGGAAACGGACGGCGCGTACGCCGGTACGGTGAACGGCCGCGGCGCGGTCGAATTTCATAACGGGGAAATGGCGTTGGCGACGTTTACCGGTTCCGGAACGGGCGTAAGCGGCGCGGGTATCATGACCGATTCGCTGCGCGCGTCGTTGCGCTATGAAGCGGGCGCGCTTGCGTTGCATTATCTGAACGGCACCATGGGTGACGGCGCATTTACGGCGTTCGGCAGCATGGATACGC
This window of the Negativicoccus succinicivorans genome carries:
- a CDS encoding TolC family protein, with the translated sequence MNYVKIAAVLAAVALVGQGSVFAADNPLLATKKIVNTTDALQRESIPTLVDPNEELAPQTLELSLSEAVQIAVVNHYAVHIAEAKWQAANAAVSEIAAKKNPSFDFQFGASKFKEKSQTVAVPRPLGPEHAAKVDATAQTMLNALQQVNPGANLTLEDLKKTDLYKGLTTQTVPMTFAQDRGFQNTLSVTWPIWTGGRVESAVAAARYGRDAAEWGIYKEEADLKYKVTQGYYQLMEAQHFADIANTAVENLTAHVKNVTQIYNAGVVARIDVLSSEVALAQAREKQIKAQNAVQLARANMSNLLRLPTVTTVVPDTNELPHRAITIQRAQAIDYALAHRWELQQAALNVKASEEKLNVAKAGNKPTVALTANMSWQDKDFPGFENEDWKVAGGVSWPLYDGGATTGKVKGAKADLAAAEETYLQARGQIELDVTQAYLNIDSAEERIQSTAQAVEQAREAYKIARIRYRAGVGINLDVLDAQLALDQARTNYITALYDYNTGLARLEQAMGVPAVVRYDESGKVIAPIEPITLSNDEAILVTHKRQVEQ